One segment of Cervus canadensis isolate Bull #8, Minnesota chromosome 32, ASM1932006v1, whole genome shotgun sequence DNA contains the following:
- the LOC122432897 gene encoding translation initiation factor IF-2-like has protein sequence MLTQLWTPKLGNREYGSQGLSMWARVLGGEGQLEKAQQVMEIWFIAGPAKGGKDPDAMEMGSHPADSPARHPSILTQHLEQNAGSETEQVLKSGPARPPDTHLLASCSGKPDRGGHLPEVARVCPLPAYSALPTRTDPGGRSPPPPRRPGSPRRAPRSPRGVARQRPGAARPRPHARARPARTCRPRAPPAGPAAHSPRRPLTARASRRAAAGHRGRTGACAPRATQSDGPGAARRRRVGTGSAAAGLRPASAHGGALPVTRGPARPQRVVRGGRGRAPRSRAPSALGPRARGHRDPGLGHRGAQSPRLPRTQPHLGGPRRPALALETPAGSRAGPRLPRTRAASSFNRDSRSSAERQSLLAPSQAPRWWREAVTPMSGLGEASCRPACPQIRTGQGRSLPGRGPRTRADRTSTSQPHRALRGFTPA, from the exons ATGCTCACCCAGCTCTGGACACCCAAACTTGGCAACAGGGAGTATGGGAGCCAAGGTCTGAGCATGTGGGCCAGGGTCCTGGGCGGGGAAG GGCAACTGGAAAAAGCTCAGCAGGTCATGGAGATCTGGTTCATCGCTGGACCAGCAAAG GGAGGGAAAGACCCGGATGCCATGGAGATGGGCAGTCACCCTGCCGACAGCCCAGCCAGACATCCCTCCATCCTGACCCAGCATCTGGAACAGAATGCTGGTTCTGAAACAGAACAGGTTCTGAAAAGCGGA CCTGCCAGACCACCAGACACTCACCTCCTGGCATCCTGCTCAGGTAAGCCAG ACCGTGGCGGGCACCTCCCAGAAGTCGCGCGCGTGTGTCCGCTGCCCGCCTACTCCGCGCTGCCCACCCGGACAGACCCCGGGGGTCGGAGCCCGCCCCCACCGCGCAG GCCGGGTTCGCCCCGCCGCGCGCCGCGATCTCCCCGCGGCGTCGCGCGCCAGCGTCCAGGGGCTGCGCGACCCCGACCCCACGCCCGCGCCCGGCCCGCCCGCACCTGCCGCCCGCGCGCGCCGCCCGCCGGCCCCGCCGCGCACTCACCGCGCCGCCCGCTCACCGCGCGCGCCAGCCGCCGAGCCGCCGCCGGACACCGGGGCCGGACCGGGGCCTGCGCGCCCCGCGCTACACAAAGTGACGGCCCCGGAGCTGCGCGGCGGCGGCGCGTGGGCACCGGAAGTGCCGCCGCCGGGCTCCGCCCCGCCAGTGCCCACGGGGGGGCACTTCCGGTCACGCGGGGTCCAGCGCGGCCTCAAAGGGTCGTGCGTGGGGGGAGAGGACGCGCCCCTCGCTCGAGGGCGCCCTCGGCCCTGGGTCCGCGCGCTCGTGGGCACCGGGACCCCGGCCTTGGGCACCGCGGCGCCCAGTCCCCGCGCCTTCCCAGGACCCAACCCCACCTCGGGGGACCCCGCCGCCCCGCCCTGGCTCTGGAGACTCCCGCGGGGTCCCGGGCCGGACCGCGGCTCCCCAGAACCCGCGCAGCCTCCTCATTCAACCGCGATTCCAGGAGCTCTGCTGAGCGCCAGAGCCTGTTGGCTCCATCCCAGGCCCCGCGATGGTGGAGAGAGGCGGTGACCCCTATGAGTGGCCTCGGAGAGGCTTCGTGCAGGCCCGCGTGCCCTCAGATCCGGACGGGGCAGGGCCGATCCCTGCCGGGCAGGGGCCCCAGGACAAGAGCAG ACAGGACATCAACATCACAGCCTCACCGGGCTCTCAGAGGGTTCACACCTGCTTGA